The Apium graveolens cultivar Ventura chromosome 11, ASM990537v1, whole genome shotgun sequence genome has a window encoding:
- the LOC141698168 gene encoding uncharacterized protein LOC141698168 isoform X2 — MHSLPNSCKASQQIPPNALSTSIVENVLGCLFATHANGLKASEFFRYALQAPHLCPSADAFEKTLHILTRMRYFDNAWELLEEIKTKHPSLLTIKSMSIVLSRIARFQSFEETLEAFERMENGIFTRNEFGTEEFNVLLRAFCTQRQMKEARSVFNKLHSRFSPNTKTMNILLLGFKESGDITSVELFYHDMTRRGFKPNNITYNIRIDAYCKKGSFGDALRLFEAMERENCLPTLQTITTLIHGAGVVRNKSKAKELFKEISRRNLQADTGAYNALISSLVRCRDVKSAAGIMDEMDEKNVPHDNVTYHTLFFGFLKSKDIDGFYGLYQKMIERNFMPKTQIVVMLIKLFCEKNEIDLAVNLWVYLIERGFCPHSHALNLLVTALCSRGRLEEAFECSKQMLERGRHISDLVFRMLERCLREEEGMEKLRILDNLIKRLSTVLPPSRGYATGLPDQISVK, encoded by the exons ATGCACTCGTTACCAAATTCATGCAAAGCCAGTCAG CAGATCCCTCCAAATGCCCTTTCCACCTCGATAGTAGAAAATGTTCTAGGCTGCCTGTTTGCAACCCATGCTAATGGTCTAAAAGCCTCCGAGTTCTTTAGGTATGCTCTCCAAGCACCTCACTTGTGTCCAAGTGCAGATGCATTTGAAAAGACACTGCACATACTTACTCGAATGCGTTACTTTGACAACGCTTGGGAACTACTGGAAGAAATCAAGACGAAACACCCTTCTCTACTCACTATCAAGTCAATGAGCATCGTGCTATCAAGAATTGCTAGATTCCAATCATTTGAAGAAACCCTTGAAGCATTCGAAAGAATGGAGAATGGCATTTTTACTAGAAACGAATTCGGTACTGAGGAGTTCAACGTACTTCTTCGGGCATTTTGCACTCAGAGACAAATGAAGGAAGCAAGATCCGTGTTCAACAAGTTGCATTCTCGGTTCTCTCCCAACACCAAAACAATGAATATTCTGCTCTTGGGATTCAAGGAATCGGGTGATATCACTTCAGTGGAGTTATTTTATCACGACATGACTCGAAGAGGTTTTAAGCCTAATAATATTACTTACAATATCAGAATTGATGCGTACTGCAAAAAAGGTTCTTTTGGAGATGCTTTGCGACTTTTTGAAGCAATGGAACGAGAAAATTGTTTGCCTACATTACAAACAATAACTACTTTGATTCATGGCGCAGGGGTTGTCCGAAACAAAAGCAAGGCAAAAGAGTTGTTTAAAGAAATTTCTCGTAGGAACTTGCAAGCTGATACCGGGGCTTATAATGCTCTAATCAGCTCTCTCGTTAGATGCCGAGATGTGAAGTCTGCAGCTGGTATAATGGATGAGATGGATGAGAAAAATGTTCCGCATGATAATGTTACATATCATACATTGTTCTTCGGATTTTTGAAGTCAAAAGACATTGACGGTTTTTATGGTCTCTATCAGAAAATGATAGAGAGGAATTTCATGCCCAAGACACAAATTGTTGTGATGTTGATTAAACTGTTTTGCGAAAAGAATGAAATCGATTTGGCTGTAAATTTGTGGGTATACTTAATAGAAAGAGGATTCTGTCCTCACAGCCACGCCTTGAATCTTTTGGTGACAGCATTGTGCTCCCGTGGGAGGTTAGAAGAAGCATTTGAATGCTCCAAACAAATGCTAGAAAGAGGAAGGCATATAAGTGATTTGGTGTTTCGGATGCTTGAGAGGTGTTTAAGGGAGGAAGAGGGAATGGAGAAGTTAAGGATACTGGATAATTTGATAAAGAGATTAAGCACAGTCCTACCCCCATCAAGGGGGTATGCTACTGGCTTGCCTGATCAAATCAGTGTGAAGTGA
- the LOC141698168 gene encoding uncharacterized protein LOC141698168 isoform X1 yields the protein MHSLPNSCKASQVLRFFHNNKIFYSIGFFSTSLHPSSVDIETQVQKITKLINDSPYPDKPLHLVLSQQIPPNALSTSIVENVLGCLFATHANGLKASEFFRYALQAPHLCPSADAFEKTLHILTRMRYFDNAWELLEEIKTKHPSLLTIKSMSIVLSRIARFQSFEETLEAFERMENGIFTRNEFGTEEFNVLLRAFCTQRQMKEARSVFNKLHSRFSPNTKTMNILLLGFKESGDITSVELFYHDMTRRGFKPNNITYNIRIDAYCKKGSFGDALRLFEAMERENCLPTLQTITTLIHGAGVVRNKSKAKELFKEISRRNLQADTGAYNALISSLVRCRDVKSAAGIMDEMDEKNVPHDNVTYHTLFFGFLKSKDIDGFYGLYQKMIERNFMPKTQIVVMLIKLFCEKNEIDLAVNLWVYLIERGFCPHSHALNLLVTALCSRGRLEEAFECSKQMLERGRHISDLVFRMLERCLREEEGMEKLRILDNLIKRLSTVLPPSRGYATGLPDQISVK from the coding sequence ATGCACTCGTTACCAAATTCATGCAAAGCCAGTCAGGTTCTCCGGTTCTTCCACAATAACAAGATATTTTATAGCATTGGTTTTTTCTCAACTAGCTTGCATCCTTCCTCTGTAGATATAGAAACTCAAGTTCAAAAGATTACTAAACTTATCAATGACAGTCCGTATCCTGATAAACCACTGCATCTCGTCCTTTCTCAGCAGATCCCTCCAAATGCCCTTTCCACCTCGATAGTAGAAAATGTTCTAGGCTGCCTGTTTGCAACCCATGCTAATGGTCTAAAAGCCTCCGAGTTCTTTAGGTATGCTCTCCAAGCACCTCACTTGTGTCCAAGTGCAGATGCATTTGAAAAGACACTGCACATACTTACTCGAATGCGTTACTTTGACAACGCTTGGGAACTACTGGAAGAAATCAAGACGAAACACCCTTCTCTACTCACTATCAAGTCAATGAGCATCGTGCTATCAAGAATTGCTAGATTCCAATCATTTGAAGAAACCCTTGAAGCATTCGAAAGAATGGAGAATGGCATTTTTACTAGAAACGAATTCGGTACTGAGGAGTTCAACGTACTTCTTCGGGCATTTTGCACTCAGAGACAAATGAAGGAAGCAAGATCCGTGTTCAACAAGTTGCATTCTCGGTTCTCTCCCAACACCAAAACAATGAATATTCTGCTCTTGGGATTCAAGGAATCGGGTGATATCACTTCAGTGGAGTTATTTTATCACGACATGACTCGAAGAGGTTTTAAGCCTAATAATATTACTTACAATATCAGAATTGATGCGTACTGCAAAAAAGGTTCTTTTGGAGATGCTTTGCGACTTTTTGAAGCAATGGAACGAGAAAATTGTTTGCCTACATTACAAACAATAACTACTTTGATTCATGGCGCAGGGGTTGTCCGAAACAAAAGCAAGGCAAAAGAGTTGTTTAAAGAAATTTCTCGTAGGAACTTGCAAGCTGATACCGGGGCTTATAATGCTCTAATCAGCTCTCTCGTTAGATGCCGAGATGTGAAGTCTGCAGCTGGTATAATGGATGAGATGGATGAGAAAAATGTTCCGCATGATAATGTTACATATCATACATTGTTCTTCGGATTTTTGAAGTCAAAAGACATTGACGGTTTTTATGGTCTCTATCAGAAAATGATAGAGAGGAATTTCATGCCCAAGACACAAATTGTTGTGATGTTGATTAAACTGTTTTGCGAAAAGAATGAAATCGATTTGGCTGTAAATTTGTGGGTATACTTAATAGAAAGAGGATTCTGTCCTCACAGCCACGCCTTGAATCTTTTGGTGACAGCATTGTGCTCCCGTGGGAGGTTAGAAGAAGCATTTGAATGCTCCAAACAAATGCTAGAAAGAGGAAGGCATATAAGTGATTTGGTGTTTCGGATGCTTGAGAGGTGTTTAAGGGAGGAAGAGGGAATGGAGAAGTTAAGGATACTGGATAATTTGATAAAGAGATTAAGCACAGTCCTACCCCCATCAAGGGGGTATGCTACTGGCTTGCCTGATCAAATCAGTGTGAAGTGA
- the LOC141698169 gene encoding uncharacterized protein LOC141698169 yields MGRFTDLVIMENLHTGLPRGFGFITYADPSVVDNVIEDYHVFNGKQVEIKITVPKGAAQTQTKDFKTKKIFVGGYPVNSQCRRLS; encoded by the exons ATGGGGAGATTTACTGACTTGGTGATAATGGAAAATCTTCATACTGGACTACCTAGGGGATTTGGATTCATTACTTATGCTGATCCTTCAGTTGTGGATAACGTTATTGAAGACTACCATGTCTTCAATGGGAAACAG GTTGAGATTAAGATAACCGTTCCAAAAGGGGCAGCTCAGACTCAGACAAAGGATTTTAAGACAAAGAAGATCTTTGTTGGGGGGTATCCCGTCAACAGTCAGTGCAG GAGATTGAGCTAG